One Sinorhizobium arboris LMG 14919 genomic region harbors:
- a CDS encoding NUDIX hydrolase: MPTDNTTRSAPSELMKVPDQRLKDKVIAQYGAVCVRPNPKAENDIQVLLITSRGSRRWVIPKGCRMPRKKPHEVARQEAWEEAGVRGQVKKKPVGHYTYVKKLRGPGAAPALVQVHLLNVSELEQDYPEMGQRELQWFSPEEAACAVDEPELKRLLRGIRKLYKKA; the protein is encoded by the coding sequence ATGCCGACTGATAACACGACCCGTTCCGCTCCGTCCGAGCTGATGAAGGTACCTGACCAGCGCTTGAAGGATAAGGTCATCGCCCAATACGGCGCGGTGTGCGTGAGGCCGAATCCGAAGGCAGAGAACGACATTCAAGTTCTGCTTATCACCAGCCGAGGCAGTCGCCGGTGGGTCATCCCCAAAGGTTGCCGTATGCCCAGGAAAAAGCCGCATGAGGTTGCCCGACAAGAAGCGTGGGAAGAAGCCGGGGTTCGGGGGCAGGTGAAAAAGAAACCTGTCGGGCACTACACCTATGTCAAGAAACTGAGGGGACCAGGAGCAGCGCCCGCCCTCGTCCAGGTTCACTTGCTAAATGTCTCAGAGCTCGAACAAGACTATCCGGAGATGGGGCAACGCGAGCTTCAGTGGTTCTCGCCAGAGGAGGCAGCCTGCGCAGTCGACGAACCCGAACTCAAGAGGCTTCTTCGAGGGATCCGGAAGCTTTACAAAAAGGCCTGA